The genomic DNA CGGCCAGAGCGACAAGCTCGGCCAGACGTGGCATTCGCTGAACGCGCTCGGCTCCACGACCCAAAGCACCATGACCCTCAAGCTGCTCGTCATCCTGGCGAACCTGTTCATCGCCTTCTTCAATTTCTCGTTCTCGATCCGGCTTTTCAGCCACGTCGGGTTCATCATCAACACCCCGCCCGCGGACGAGAACTACGGGACATCGATCACCTTCGTGGCCATGCAGCTGAACAAGGCGGGAAGCTACTTCCACTTCGGCATGCGCGCCTACTATTTCCTGATCCCGCTCATCTTCTGGCTCTTCGGCCCGCTGCTGATGGTCCTGTCCACGATCATCGTGGTCGTGCTCATTTCGCACATCGAAAAGACCCCGAAGCTGGACTGCGGATATCTTGCCGCCTTTTTCAAGCAGACCTGCGCATTGCCGAAGCGATAGAAAGTTGCGGACGCAGGCCGCGTTGCTGGCGGGCGTTCGGGAATGCGGGAAAACAGGGCGGGAAAAGCGCGTTGCGTTCCGGGGGCGGCCCCCCGCGAACAGGAGGGGTTCCGGCCATGGCCGGAACCCCTTCCGCGTTGAGGATCAGTACAGTCCGCCCAGATTGGCGGCGGTATGGATGGTGTCGGCGAAGAACCCGGCCCGGCCCGCCAGCTCGCCCAAAAGGAGCAGCACGGGCAGCCAGACGGGGATGCCCTTGGTCAGCCGGAACACGAGCAGGCAGGCCGCGAGCACGGCCACGTGCACCCAGTAGAAGCCCGAACCCAGCCAGGTCTGTCCGGTCATGCGCATGACCGCTCCGCCGGAAAGCCACACGCAGGGCACGACCAGATAGAGCACGAGCGCCACCAGCAATCCGGCCCCGAAGATGCCGCCCATAAGCGGCTGCCTGGACTCGGAGGCGAACCAGCTGCCGAAGCCCGCGCCCAGGGTCACGGCCGAGAGCAGGAAGAAGGTGGCCGGGAGGGCGTTGTTCACCGCGGGGAAGGCGGGCGGCGCGTAGGTCATGCCCGCCGAGAGGATCAGCCCCAGCCCGACCAGGGAGCCGGCCCAGGCAAGAACCGGGTTGACCTCGGTCTTGCTGACGAGCACGGCCAAAACCGCCAGGACGGCGAACGTCCCGGCCAGCAGCACCTCGCGGCTGAGCCAGGCCGTGGACAGATGGACCAGGGCTCTGGGCGCGCCCGTGGGGTGGCCCAGGTGGAACAACGAGGCCAGAAGCCCCAGCCCGATCAGGCCCGCGACCATGATCCACTCGCGGCGGGGGCTGCGGCCCTGCGGACCGCTGGAAACGCGCACCGCGCCCATGAGCGCCAGACCCACGGCGGCCTGGGAGAGCACAGTGAAGAGGACCAGCGGGAATTCCATGGATTGCATACTTACCTCCTCACCAGTCTGGGAAGCTTGGGCAGGATGAACCGTGTGGACGGATTCACATCCTCCATTTTCGGGAAGCCGGCCGGATACTGCACCTGATTGCCGGGCTCCAGCTCGGCGAGATCGACCATGCTCAGCGCGCCCGTGGGGCAGGACTGGATGCAGGCGGGCTTGAGCCCGGCGTCCAGCCGCTCGTGGCAGAAGCTGCACTTCTCGGCCCGCTTTTCCACGGGATTGTACTTGGGCGCGCCATAGGGGCAGGACCGGATGCAGTTTCCGCAGCCGATGCACTTCTCCTGATGGTGGACCACCACCCCGTCCTCTTCGCGCTTGGTGTAGGCTTCCACGGGACAGACGTTCAGGCAGGTCGGATTTTCGCAATGGTTGCAGGCCAGGGAATAGAAGGCCCGTTCCCGGTGCGGGTAGATCTCCTCGTCCAGGGGATAGACCTGCCGCCAGATCACGCCTTCGGGCGGATGGTAGTAGTTGCGGCAGGCCATGGCGCAGGTAAAGCAGCCGATGCACAGCTCGGAGTCCACCAGGAATGCGTATTGTTTCTTCATCGTTTCGCTCCTTAGGCCTTTTCAACGTCGGCGAACTGGTCGTGGATGGCCACGCCCGGCGCTCCGGCCTTGTACTCGCCCATGTCGGCGGATTCGTCGTCGACCAGGTTCTGGACATTGAAGGTCGAACCCTTGCCGAACCAGGCTTCGTAGATGAGCAGGCAGTCCTTGGCCACGTTGGTGGTCAGCTTGGCCACCACCTTCTGCTCGCCCACCTTGTTGAAGACCCGGACCATGTCCAGATCCTTGATGCCCTTTTCCGCGGCGGCCTCCGGATGCATGTAGAGGTAGGGCTGCTTGTCGTATTCCTGCATCCAGTCCAGGTTCAGGAACTGGGAATGGATGGCGAACTTGGTGTGCGGGGTGAGCAGGCGGAACTTGTCGTAGCTCTTGCGCGGCTCCATGTATTCCGGGAGCGCCATGTGGCCGTTGTCCTTGCAGATGTCCGAGCGGAACTCGTACTTTCCGGACGGCGTGCCGAACTGGAAGGTGCTCCACGAGGCCGAGGAGGCCAGCTTGGCCTTGACGGGTCCGTTCTTGAGCGCGGTCCAGTCGTCGATGCCGAAGAGGTCGTAGATGCCCTGGTTGAACTCCTTGGCCATCCATTCCCTGGTGTCCGGCTCCTGCGGGAAGGTGCACGAACCAGGAGAAAGCTCGTTCATCTTCCTGGACAGAGCCATGCCGATCTCGATGTTGGACTTGGCCTCGTACATGGGCTTGATGGCCTGCTCGTTGAGGCCCAGCCAGTAGTGCCAGTAGGAGGCGTTGACGGTCCATTCCTCGAACAAGGTGGTCACGGGCAGGACGATGTCCGAATTGGCCACGGTCTCGTTGAAGAACTGGTCCACGGTGACGACCATCTCCAGGGTGTCGAAGGCCTTTTCCAGCTTGGGCCTGTCGAAGTCCTGGCCGAAGGGGTTCTTGCAGGAGACCCAGAGCATCCGGAGGGCCGGATCCTTGGTGTCGAGGATGTTCTGCGCGGTCTTGTTGATGTTCACCGTGCGGTCCGAGTAGCTGGCCTCGGAGCCGGAGGTGAAGTCGAACTCGCCCTTGGCCGCGCCGCCCACGAAGCCCACCGAGCCTTCCGGCTTCTGCTGGATCATGGCGTTGTAGTTGAATCCCCAGGTCTGGAGATGGCCGTAGCGCGCGCCGCCGCCTTCCTTGCCCACGTTGCCCGTCATGGCCACCAGGGCGTCGATGGAGCGCACCGAAGCGCCGCCGTTGGTGTGGCGCTGCATCCCGTAGCCGATCCAGATGGTGGCGGGGTCGGCGGAGGCGAACTCCTCGGCCACCTGCCGAATCTCCTCGGCCGGGATTCCGCTCTGCTCCGCGGCCCACTCCACGGTGACGTTGCCGCGCAGGTAGTCGGCGAACTCACCGAAACCGAGGCCGTGGTTGTCCGTGAAGTTCCGGTCCACCATGCCCTTGTCCAGGATGTGGCGGGCCATGCCCAGGGCCAGGGCGCCGTCGCTGGCGGTCTTGGGCTGCCAGTAGACGTCCCCCTTGGCCGCGGTCTGGGTGAAGACCGGGTCCACGACCACCACCTTGGCGCCCCGGCGCTTGGCCTCCATGATGTATTTCATGGTGTGCACCGAGCACCAGGCCGGGTTGGCCCCCCAGATGATGATGTACTTGGACTTGACCATGTCTTCGGGGTCGTTGCACCACATGTTGCCCATGTCGTAGTTCTGGGCGTCGATCCCCGCGGGCCAGCACGGAGTGCCCACGAAGCGCGTGGTGTAGCCCAGGGAGGACATCAAGCCCTCCACGGCGTAGTTGGTGATGCCGAAGTTTCCGGAATACTTGGTCATGCCCAGGCCAAGCAGGTTGCCGTCCTGTTCCTTGAGCTCCAAAATCTTCCTGGCGATCTTGTCCATGGCCTCGTCCCAGGAGACGCGCCGCCACTTGCCGCTGCGGCGTCCGTCCTGGACCATGGGATATTTGACCCGGTCGGGGCTGTAGGGACGGCGCGTGTAGGCGTAGCCCTTCACGCACAGGCCGCCCCTGGTGAAGGTGGACTCCGGAGCGCCCTCGATGAACCGGACCACCCCGTCCTTCACGTAGGTCTTGATGCTGCACGTGTCGTAGCAGTTGCGGGGGCAGGCGTTGCGGAACACCTGGAACTCTTCCGGATCGAAGGCCGCGGCCTGGGCCTGGGGCACCAGGAACCGGCACGGCAGCAGCCCGGCCACGCCGGCACCGACCATGCCCTTGATGAATGAACGCCTGCTGAAGGCGCTTTTGTTCGTTGCCATGCAATCCTCCTTACGTTCCATCATTATGCAAGCTTTGTCCGGTCCGTTCCGCCTCGATTTCGCTCCGGGCGGCTTCCAGCCAGACGGTCAGCGCCTTGACGGCGACGGCCACCGGCGCGCTGACTCCCCGCTGCCCTTCGACCGCCTCGGCAAAACGCGGCACCCAGGCGCCCATGTGCTCGGCGATGAGCCATGCCTTCACCTGGGCAGATTCGTTTCCGGCCCCGGCGGGATCCAATCCGTCCAGGGCCACGACCGCGTCCAGCTCGAAGGCCAGATGGTCATCGGGCGTGGTTCCCTGGTTCGGCACGGCCAGGCCGAGCCGCTCATAGGCCCGCCGCGCCTCCAGGGCGGGTTCGCCCATGAGCGCTGGCTGCTCCCGCCCCGCTTGGTAGGCCGAGGCGTACGGCGGGGCAGGAACCGCTGCCGGACCGACGAAAAGCCGGTTGAAATCGTACTCGACCTCGGTCCAGTCCGTGGCGGCGTCCAAAGGCAGGTCGAACTGCGCGGCGATGCCCTCGGCGGCCTCACGCAGATCCCCCGCGTCCACGGACGCGAAAAAGTCGCGGAGTACCGCCGCCTTCCGATTCAAAATAATTTTATCCATCCTCTCTCCTTACCAGAACAATGCGGAACATGCACATTATTCTCCTAAGCCAGGAGCAGGGACAGGCTACAGATGGGAAAAAGGGTATAGAATGGGTAGACCCGGATCCCCAGTCAGGGGTTCAGGCCCATGGTCTTGAGGTGGGCGTAGAGGCTGACGCTCTTGCCCTGGATGCCGAGCTTGCGGCGAATGTTCTTGCGGTGCGTCTGCACGGTTTCCAGGGAGAGGTTCAACGTGTTGGCGATATCCTTGGAAGATTGTCCGGCCTGGATGAACTGGCTCACGCGGGTTTCCATATGGGTCAGCCGGAGCAGCAGCGGGTCCGCGAGCCCGCCGCCAGGAGCCAGCCGGGCCAGCTGGTCCTTGACCACGGTGATGTACCCCTTGCGGATTTCCTCGTCGTTCTCCTCCTCGATGCGGACGAGGGCGGGCAGAACCTGATTGTTGACCTTGGCCGTGACCTCGTCGAGCAGCGCCGCGCGTTCCTTGTCGATGCTCTTGAGCACGTTGCGCAGGGTGATGTTCATTTCCTCGAGCTGCTCCTTTTCCCTGCGCAGAGCTTCGGTCCGCTCCGAAACCACATGCTCCAGAATCTCCCGCTGGGCCGCGTGCACCGTGACGTTGTTCAGCATGACCATGTATTCGTCGCTGGCCATGCTCACGCTGCCGATGGGGCTGATCTGCATGCGGTAGACGCCCTCGTTGCCGAACGGGCTCAGCTCGCAGGAGATGCCCACGGGATAATACTTGAGCAGCTCCTCCATGGACCGGCCCTCCAGGTCCAGAACCTGCCAAACGGGCGCTCCCAGCACCTTTTCCTGCGGCAGCACCTGGCTCGCGGAGCGGTTGACCTTGGTCACCAGGCCGTCGCTGCCGACCACGAAGACCAATGCCGAAGTGGAATTGAGGATGTTCTCGTAGCGGCACTTCTCCAGGGTCAGCAGACGGTTGGTTTCATCGAGCTTGCGCGCGGTCATTTCCGGCAGAATCCGGGTCCAGTCCCGCACGAACAGAACCTCCAGCGCGTCGCCGTAGAGCTTGACGTGCCGCCGGGCCTGGACCTTGCTCTCGTAGGAGCCGTCCAGCTTCTCGATGACGTCGAGCAGGCTGTGGATGAAGGTCTTGAAGCAGCCCAGATACATGTCGGAGGTGATGCCGCGCATGCGGTGCCGCCGCGCGGTCTCGATCTGCGGCCCGCCCCAGCCGTCCCGGTCCTGGATGAGCCAGGGATATTCGGGCGACGCGATGCCCTGCTCCCAGTGCTCCCGAATGGGGGCGAGAAAATCGTTCAGAGCGCGGACGCAGTCCACCCGCTTGGCCGTGGTGTGGCGCAGGTATCCGGCCTGGTCCATGCGCAAGGCCCAGCGCTCCAGGTAGTATTCCTCTTCCTCGGCGATGGACTGGATCATGCGCCAATAATGCTGTTGCGCTCCGATCAGATCGTGCATGCGGCTGCCTCAAAAAATACTACCCAGTGGATACCCATGCCTTGCATTATCCCTTGGGAGTCTTAAAATCAAGACATGCAAAAAATACTCGCCTCAGCCAGAGTCTTCGGGACGCTCCTGCTGCTGTTTCTGGTCCTCCCCGGCCCGGTCCGGGCGGCGGAGCCCGCCCCGCCTCCGGACGCAAACCTCGTCCTGCGCGGCGAGCTGCGCGTCGGGCAGCCGGTGGAGGCCCTCTTCGACCTCAAGGGATACGAAATCCCCATGGGTTCCTATGCCTCCATCAAGGTCATCTTCATCGACAAGCCGGACGGGCCGGAACCCGCGGTGCGGACCGGATATCCCACGACCACCATCACCTTCCACCAGCCCGGGGAATACCGGATCGGCTTCCTGCTCAACGAAGTCACCAAGGGCAGCTGCGGCGGCGCGCTCGCCAAAAACCTGCTGGAAGCCCAGCGGACCCTGGTCATCACGAAATAGCCTTCCCGCGCGGGAGCCGCCCTTTTTCCGGCACTCCCGGAGCTATCCATCGGCACCAATTGAAAAGGCCCGGTCTGCATTGCGCGGACCGGGCCTTGTGGAAATATGATGATGGAGCTGGAGGGAATCGAACCCACGACGTCTTGAATGCCATTTTTGAGGAATATAAATCACACACCGTGCTTATCCAAGAAACGCTGTTCATTTTCTGCCGCGCCGATGACAAGCAATG from Paucidesulfovibrio longus DSM 6739 includes the following:
- a CDS encoding DUF599 domain-containing protein — its product is MNALFAPHMLDIVCLAISTGLFTAYHLFVAWKLKKNPIYTLYGATKWAKTAWVVNVMEEKNDILAVQTLRNSTMAATFLASTSILLAVGLLTLSGQSDKLGQTWHSLNALGSTTQSTMTLKLLVILANLFIAFFNFSFSIRLFSHVGFIINTPPADENYGTSITFVAMQLNKAGSYFHFGMRAYYFLIPLIFWLFGPLLMVLSTIIVVVLISHIEKTPKLDCGYLAAFFKQTCALPKR
- a CDS encoding dimethyl sulfoxide reductase anchor subunit family protein: MQSMEFPLVLFTVLSQAAVGLALMGAVRVSSGPQGRSPRREWIMVAGLIGLGLLASLFHLGHPTGAPRALVHLSTAWLSREVLLAGTFAVLAVLAVLVSKTEVNPVLAWAGSLVGLGLILSAGMTYAPPAFPAVNNALPATFFLLSAVTLGAGFGSWFASESRQPLMGGIFGAGLLVALVLYLVVPCVWLSGGAVMRMTGQTWLGSGFYWVHVAVLAACLLVFRLTKGIPVWLPVLLLLGELAGRAGFFADTIHTAANLGGLY
- a CDS encoding 4Fe-4S dicluster domain-containing protein: MKKQYAFLVDSELCIGCFTCAMACRNYYHPPEGVIWRQVYPLDEEIYPHRERAFYSLACNHCENPTCLNVCPVEAYTKREEDGVVVHHQEKCIGCGNCIRSCPYGAPKYNPVEKRAEKCSFCHERLDAGLKPACIQSCPTGALSMVDLAELEPGNQVQYPAGFPKMEDVNPSTRFILPKLPRLVRR
- a CDS encoding molybdopterin-dependent oxidoreductase → MATNKSAFSRRSFIKGMVGAGVAGLLPCRFLVPQAQAAAFDPEEFQVFRNACPRNCYDTCSIKTYVKDGVVRFIEGAPESTFTRGGLCVKGYAYTRRPYSPDRVKYPMVQDGRRSGKWRRVSWDEAMDKIARKILELKEQDGNLLGLGMTKYSGNFGITNYAVEGLMSSLGYTTRFVGTPCWPAGIDAQNYDMGNMWCNDPEDMVKSKYIIIWGANPAWCSVHTMKYIMEAKRRGAKVVVVDPVFTQTAAKGDVYWQPKTASDGALALGMARHILDKGMVDRNFTDNHGLGFGEFADYLRGNVTVEWAAEQSGIPAEEIRQVAEEFASADPATIWIGYGMQRHTNGGASVRSIDALVAMTGNVGKEGGGARYGHLQTWGFNYNAMIQQKPEGSVGFVGGAAKGEFDFTSGSEASYSDRTVNINKTAQNILDTKDPALRMLWVSCKNPFGQDFDRPKLEKAFDTLEMVVTVDQFFNETVANSDIVLPVTTLFEEWTVNASYWHYWLGLNEQAIKPMYEAKSNIEIGMALSRKMNELSPGSCTFPQEPDTREWMAKEFNQGIYDLFGIDDWTALKNGPVKAKLASSASWSTFQFGTPSGKYEFRSDICKDNGHMALPEYMEPRKSYDKFRLLTPHTKFAIHSQFLNLDWMQEYDKQPYLYMHPEAAAEKGIKDLDMVRVFNKVGEQKVVAKLTTNVAKDCLLIYEAWFGKGSTFNVQNLVDDESADMGEYKAGAPGVAIHDQFADVEKA
- a CDS encoding molecular chaperone TorD family protein, with product MDKIILNRKAAVLRDFFASVDAGDLREAAEGIAAQFDLPLDAATDWTEVEYDFNRLFVGPAAVPAPPYASAYQAGREQPALMGEPALEARRAYERLGLAVPNQGTTPDDHLAFELDAVVALDGLDPAGAGNESAQVKAWLIAEHMGAWVPRFAEAVEGQRGVSAPVAVAVKALTVWLEAARSEIEAERTGQSLHNDGT
- a CDS encoding LuxR C-terminal-related transcriptional regulator, with the translated sequence MHDLIGAQQHYWRMIQSIAEEEEYYLERWALRMDQAGYLRHTTAKRVDCVRALNDFLAPIREHWEQGIASPEYPWLIQDRDGWGGPQIETARRHRMRGITSDMYLGCFKTFIHSLLDVIEKLDGSYESKVQARRHVKLYGDALEVLFVRDWTRILPEMTARKLDETNRLLTLEKCRYENILNSTSALVFVVGSDGLVTKVNRSASQVLPQEKVLGAPVWQVLDLEGRSMEELLKYYPVGISCELSPFGNEGVYRMQISPIGSVSMASDEYMVMLNNVTVHAAQREILEHVVSERTEALRREKEQLEEMNITLRNVLKSIDKERAALLDEVTAKVNNQVLPALVRIEEENDEEIRKGYITVVKDQLARLAPGGGLADPLLLRLTHMETRVSQFIQAGQSSKDIANTLNLSLETVQTHRKNIRRKLGIQGKSVSLYAHLKTMGLNP